From the Odocoileus virginianus isolate 20LAN1187 ecotype Illinois chromosome 21, Ovbor_1.2, whole genome shotgun sequence genome, one window contains:
- the TSPAN5 gene encoding tetraspanin-5 isoform X3 encodes MRTFYMEFLGIAFLGIGLWAWNEKGVLSNISSITDLGGFDPVWLFLVVGGVMFILGFAGCIGALRENTFLLKFFSVFLGIIFFLELTAGVLAFVFKDWIKDQLYFFINNNIRAYRDDIDLQNLIDFTQEYWQCCGAFGADDWNLNIYFNCTDSNASRERCGVPFSCCTKDPAEDVINTQCGYDARQKPEVDQQIVIYTKGCVPQFEKWLQDNLTIVAGIFIGIALLQIFGICLAQNLVSDIEAVRASW; translated from the exons GGAGTTCTGTCCAATATCTCTTCCATCACCGATCTCGGCGGCTTTGACCCGGTTTGGCTCTTCCTCGTGGTAGGAGGAGTGATGTTCATCCTGGGATTTGCTGGGTGCATCGGAGCTCTGCGAGAAAACACTTTCCTTCTCAAGTTT ttttctgtgttcctgggaattattttcttcctggaGCTCACTGCCGGGGTTCTGGCATTTGTTTTCAAAGACTGGATCAAAGACCAGCTGTATTTCTTTATAAACAACAACATCAGAGCATACAGGGATGACATAGATTTGCAGAACCTCATAGACTTCACCCAGGAATAT TGGCAGTGCTGTGGGGCTTTTGGAGCTGATGATTGGAACCTAAATATTTACTTCAATTGCACAGATTCCAATGCAAGTCGAGAGCGATGCggcgttcccttctcctgctgtaCTAAAGACCCCGCG GAAGATGTCATCAACACGCAGTGTGGCTATGATGCCAGGCAAAAACCA GAAGTCGATCAGCAGATTGTCATCTACACGAAAGGCTGTGTGCCCCAGTTTGAGAAGTGGTTGCAGGACAACTTAACCATTGTGGCTGGTATTTTCATAGGCATTGCCTTGCTACAG aTCTTCGGGATCTGCCTGGCCCAGAACCTGGTGAGTGATATCGAGGCTGTCAGGGCTAGCTGGTAG
- the TSPAN5 gene encoding tetraspanin-5 isoform X4: MFLGIAFLGIGLWAWNEKGVLSNISSITDLGGFDPVWLFLVVGGVMFILGFAGCIGALRENTFLLKFFSVFLGIIFFLELTAGVLAFVFKDWIKDQLYFFINNNIRAYRDDIDLQNLIDFTQEYWQCCGAFGADDWNLNIYFNCTDSNASRERCGVPFSCCTKDPAEDVINTQCGYDARQKPEVDQQIVIYTKGCVPQFEKWLQDNLTIVAGIFIGIALLQIFGICLAQNLVSDIEAVRASW; encoded by the exons GGAGTTCTGTCCAATATCTCTTCCATCACCGATCTCGGCGGCTTTGACCCGGTTTGGCTCTTCCTCGTGGTAGGAGGAGTGATGTTCATCCTGGGATTTGCTGGGTGCATCGGAGCTCTGCGAGAAAACACTTTCCTTCTCAAGTTT ttttctgtgttcctgggaattattttcttcctggaGCTCACTGCCGGGGTTCTGGCATTTGTTTTCAAAGACTGGATCAAAGACCAGCTGTATTTCTTTATAAACAACAACATCAGAGCATACAGGGATGACATAGATTTGCAGAACCTCATAGACTTCACCCAGGAATAT TGGCAGTGCTGTGGGGCTTTTGGAGCTGATGATTGGAACCTAAATATTTACTTCAATTGCACAGATTCCAATGCAAGTCGAGAGCGATGCggcgttcccttctcctgctgtaCTAAAGACCCCGCG GAAGATGTCATCAACACGCAGTGTGGCTATGATGCCAGGCAAAAACCA GAAGTCGATCAGCAGATTGTCATCTACACGAAAGGCTGTGTGCCCCAGTTTGAGAAGTGGTTGCAGGACAACTTAACCATTGTGGCTGGTATTTTCATAGGCATTGCCTTGCTACAG aTCTTCGGGATCTGCCTGGCCCAGAACCTGGTGAGTGATATCGAGGCTGTCAGGGCTAGCTGGTAG